A genomic segment from Leptospira kirschneri serovar Cynopteri str. 3522 CT encodes:
- the mrdA gene encoding penicillin-binding protein 2, giving the protein MLGGAQSASEYRLEKNFRLRLYTFSGLVVFALAAFIFQLFNLQILNGTDNALKAEKFVRKSEIMPAARGQMFDRNFLTPETSMALVSNYSSLDVVLNTSLFKYDPASVKAFIQEFARTLSIPISYYQDELIEPRFSRNLKAKKPIVLLEGISTAQQERISVFDNISKYIVLLPSPRRVYKMGPALAHVTGYIGKPTRDDLVSGKIKSYQYLGKDGLELEYDSELRGVDGFRIQKRSSEGNIEEERVVEHSSPGNNLVLTIDKDIQIAAYKALKGSRGTAIAIKVATGEILAMVSNPSYDPNILSGKNRADRTAHFKRVKDNGGFLNLAIKSKFPPASTYKTLVALAALESQHKIGYTPETTFSCNGSFVLKSTFAGVPDQVFLCWEKGGHGTNDLAHALQKSCSVYFYNLGYKLGSDAILNYSRLFGLENKSKVDLPDEIAGFVPSSAWKKRTYGTKWFDGDTINLSIGQGFISTTPIGMALFYMGLLNRGQIYQPYVVSEIRDPVDNSIINRTAPQILRDIPINQSSAEAIKEGLKLVVKSGTAAHVLNKPFLPEIAGKTGTAQTRRRGASGSNHAWFVGYAPANAPASEQVLVVVFVEYGIGGAAGAAPVAREMFHAAFPPGTFKKTQEVNPQPKIGQEGVLEAR; this is encoded by the coding sequence TTGTTAGGCGGAGCCCAGTCTGCGTCGGAATACCGACTTGAAAAAAATTTTAGACTTCGTCTTTATACCTTTTCCGGACTTGTGGTATTTGCTCTTGCCGCGTTTATATTTCAGTTATTCAATCTACAGATTTTAAACGGAACGGATAACGCCCTTAAGGCGGAAAAGTTCGTTCGAAAAAGCGAAATTATGCCCGCGGCTAGGGGCCAAATGTTTGATCGAAATTTTCTCACGCCAGAAACTTCTATGGCGCTTGTATCAAACTACTCTTCTTTGGACGTAGTATTAAATACTTCTTTGTTTAAGTATGATCCCGCTTCCGTGAAAGCGTTCATTCAAGAATTTGCAAGAACTCTTTCGATACCGATTTCTTATTACCAAGACGAATTGATCGAACCCCGTTTTTCCAGAAATTTAAAGGCTAAAAAACCGATCGTACTTTTAGAAGGAATCAGCACCGCACAACAGGAAAGAATATCAGTATTTGATAATATATCTAAATACATCGTCTTACTTCCATCTCCAAGAAGAGTCTACAAAATGGGTCCGGCTCTTGCACACGTGACCGGTTATATCGGAAAACCTACTAGGGACGATCTGGTTTCTGGAAAAATTAAATCGTATCAGTATTTGGGAAAGGACGGACTGGAATTAGAATACGATTCGGAACTCAGAGGGGTAGACGGGTTTAGAATCCAAAAAAGAAGTTCCGAAGGAAATATAGAAGAGGAACGTGTAGTGGAACATTCTTCTCCTGGAAACAATCTGGTTCTAACGATAGACAAGGATATACAAATCGCTGCTTATAAAGCTCTAAAAGGAAGTAGAGGAACCGCGATCGCCATCAAGGTTGCCACTGGAGAAATTTTGGCGATGGTTTCCAATCCGAGTTATGATCCGAACATACTCTCCGGAAAAAACAGGGCGGATCGAACTGCACATTTTAAAAGAGTTAAGGACAACGGAGGATTTTTAAATCTAGCGATTAAATCTAAGTTTCCACCCGCTTCCACCTATAAAACGTTAGTCGCTCTTGCCGCGTTGGAAAGTCAACACAAGATAGGATATACTCCGGAGACTACGTTCTCTTGTAACGGAAGTTTTGTATTGAAATCAACGTTTGCAGGAGTTCCAGATCAGGTATTTTTATGTTGGGAAAAGGGAGGACATGGAACGAATGACCTTGCGCATGCTTTACAAAAATCCTGTTCCGTATATTTTTACAACTTAGGATACAAACTAGGATCGGACGCAATTTTAAACTATTCCAGACTTTTTGGATTGGAAAACAAATCCAAGGTGGATCTTCCGGATGAAATCGCCGGTTTTGTACCTTCTTCTGCATGGAAAAAAAGAACTTATGGGACGAAGTGGTTTGATGGAGATACGATCAATCTTTCTATCGGACAAGGATTTATTTCCACCACTCCGATAGGAATGGCTCTTTTTTATATGGGATTGCTCAACCGAGGACAGATCTATCAACCGTATGTGGTAAGTGAAATTCGAGATCCGGTAGATAATTCTATTATCAATAGAACCGCACCTCAAATTTTAAGGGACATACCGATCAATCAATCTTCTGCAGAAGCGATTAAAGAAGGATTAAAACTTGTGGTAAAAAGTGGAACGGCTGCACACGTATTGAACAAGCCGTTTTTACCAGAAATAGCAGGAAAAACCGGAACCGCTCAGACTAGAAGAAGAGGGGCTTCCGGTTCCAATCACGCATGGTTCGTAGGATACGCTCCTGCAAACGCTCCCGCCAGCGAACAAGTGTTAGTTGTTGTTTTTGTGGAATACGGGATAGGAGGAGCCGCCGGAGCCGCACCCGTGGCAAGGGAAATGTTTCATGCAGCTTTTCCACCTGGAACATTCAAAAAAACGCAAGAAGTAAATCCTCAACCTAAAATAGGACAGGAGGGAGTTCTTGAAGCCAGATAA
- a CDS encoding DUF1858 domain-containing protein — protein sequence MTEVVKPRFYKEMTVGEAMAVHPEAGLVFSSYHLGGCSHCSINELETIEQVCMGYGVEVDVLVESLNNLLEDSED from the coding sequence ATGACAGAAGTGGTCAAGCCAAGATTTTATAAGGAAATGACTGTGGGCGAAGCGATGGCGGTTCATCCAGAAGCAGGACTTGTTTTTTCAAGCTATCATTTAGGTGGTTGTTCCCACTGCTCCATCAACGAACTTGAAACCATAGAACAAGTTTGTATGGGTTACGGCGTGGAAGTAGACGTACTTGTCGAAAGTCTTAACAATCTTCTCGAAGATTCGGAAGACTAA
- the mreD gene encoding rod shape-determining protein MreD, giving the protein MILEKLVIAIGILIAHFLNGSNLFEIGSAIKPDFMILLVLFFALRRGPLYGLWIGFFGGLLTDSGLGGEISAGNVVTYKIGLHSLTFCLIGYLVGKFARSAYHENYLSITIYSLLITFITRLATYYLFSLFFHENMSYSLFFTSLFNALIAPAFFYALTWIYQLDHMGDA; this is encoded by the coding sequence ATGATCTTAGAAAAACTCGTAATCGCGATCGGAATCTTAATCGCTCATTTTTTAAACGGCTCGAATTTATTTGAAATTGGTTCGGCGATCAAACCGGACTTTATGATTTTACTTGTACTTTTTTTTGCGCTAAGAAGGGGACCACTCTATGGGCTCTGGATTGGATTTTTCGGAGGTCTTTTGACCGATTCGGGACTAGGAGGAGAAATTTCCGCAGGGAATGTAGTCACGTATAAGATCGGGCTTCATTCTTTGACCTTCTGTCTGATTGGTTATCTGGTCGGAAAATTTGCGCGTTCCGCTTATCACGAAAATTATCTATCGATTACGATCTATTCTTTATTGATTACGTTTATCACCAGACTGGCCACGTATTATCTGTTTTCCTTATTCTTTCATGAGAATATGAGTTATTCCTTATTTTTCACTTCTTTGTTTAACGCGCTCATTGCACCTGCTTTTTTTTACGCTCTGACTTGGATCTATCAATTGGATCATATGGGGGACGCATAA
- a CDS encoding type VI secretion system tube protein Hcp produces MLRIVCFLVTFLLIFPLNAEEIDLVNKLILRITDSSTPKEGDKIQFEVLNYNHGVSMPLMAEGPTYRPVYQDYTISRFVDLHSAYLLEKCTRGETIPEITLTYYQKSKNGPSTYKALEVQLINVVVTSVNVSGGGDRPIENITFIFDSIRYSVTAPSSNGKLETKTFTGKVPKN; encoded by the coding sequence ATGTTAAGAATTGTTTGTTTTTTAGTTACGTTCTTATTGATCTTTCCTTTGAATGCGGAAGAAATTGACCTCGTCAATAAACTCATTTTGAGAATTACGGATTCTTCCACTCCAAAGGAAGGAGATAAAATACAATTTGAGGTTCTTAATTATAACCATGGGGTATCTATGCCTCTTATGGCGGAGGGGCCTACTTATCGGCCGGTTTATCAGGATTATACGATTTCAAGATTCGTGGATTTACATTCCGCATATTTGTTGGAAAAATGCACACGCGGAGAAACGATTCCGGAAATAACCTTAACCTACTATCAAAAAAGTAAAAACGGTCCATCTACTTACAAAGCTCTAGAAGTTCAACTAATCAATGTAGTGGTCACTAGTGTCAACGTAAGTGGAGGAGGGGACCGACCTATTGAAAATATAACCTTCATTTTCGATTCTATTCGATATTCCGTTACCGCCCCTTCTTCTAACGGAAAATTGGAAACAAAAACATTTACAGGTAAAGTTCCTAAAAATTAG
- a CDS encoding MBOAT family O-acyltransferase, with product MLFNSLNFLLFFIGFCLIYFRLGLKGQNRLLFCGGLFFYGYWKPEMVLLLLFCISLNFAGGIWLGKTSAEIRGKRIFVFLIVLNLGILIFFKYILFFLSIWNDSLGVLFPSSILPVPEILLPIGISFYTFHNISYLSDIRSKKIIPCSNFIRFGVYDLFFPLLLAGPIERPDSLLPQIEKERVVDQNGFVSGAILFFWGIFKKVFIGDHLLFFTNKVMEPGMSLPSGMTFWIAFSFAFQVYADFSGYTDGARGLAKMLGFRLSLNFNFPFISSNPSEFWKRWHISLSTWLRDYLYIPLGGNRISLFRQNVNLMIVWILGGLWHGATYGYLIWGFYCGLQVVFYNLIRKYFLDLVDNNIKILKYSIKLIGIFLTFWMFAFGLLLFQVHSPGELWGLVENTFGGFYWNSVFAAKLFFLLFPLFCVEFWMIVWGGTDLFLEKIVVKQSSWILFSFGIGVLFCLFGIFEKKEFFYFQF from the coding sequence ATGTTATTCAATTCTCTGAATTTTCTCCTTTTTTTTATAGGTTTTTGTCTGATCTATTTTCGCCTCGGTTTGAAGGGGCAGAACCGTCTTTTATTTTGTGGAGGTTTGTTTTTTTACGGTTATTGGAAACCGGAGATGGTTTTACTTTTGCTCTTTTGTATTTCCTTGAATTTTGCAGGGGGAATTTGGCTTGGTAAAACGTCTGCTGAAATTCGTGGAAAACGGATCTTTGTTTTTTTAATTGTTTTGAATCTTGGAATTCTAATCTTTTTTAAGTATATTCTATTTTTCTTAAGTATTTGGAATGATTCTTTAGGAGTTTTGTTTCCATCTTCAATTCTTCCCGTTCCAGAAATTTTATTACCGATAGGAATTTCCTTTTATACGTTTCACAATATCAGTTATCTATCGGATATTCGATCCAAAAAAATAATTCCTTGTTCCAATTTTATTCGTTTTGGAGTTTATGATTTATTCTTTCCGTTGTTGTTAGCCGGACCTATTGAAAGACCGGATTCCTTATTGCCTCAGATTGAAAAGGAACGAGTAGTAGATCAAAACGGTTTTGTTTCCGGAGCAATTCTATTTTTTTGGGGAATATTCAAAAAGGTGTTTATAGGAGATCATCTTTTGTTTTTTACAAATAAGGTGATGGAACCTGGAATGTCTCTTCCTTCCGGTATGACATTTTGGATCGCCTTCTCTTTTGCGTTTCAGGTTTACGCTGATTTTAGTGGATACACGGATGGCGCGCGCGGGCTTGCAAAGATGTTAGGTTTTAGGCTTTCGTTGAACTTCAATTTTCCTTTTATCTCGTCCAATCCTTCCGAGTTTTGGAAACGATGGCATATTTCTCTTTCTACTTGGTTAAGGGACTATCTTTATATTCCGTTAGGTGGAAATAGAATTTCTTTGTTTCGTCAAAACGTAAATTTGATGATCGTCTGGATTTTAGGAGGGCTTTGGCACGGAGCCACATACGGATATTTGATATGGGGATTTTATTGTGGTCTGCAAGTTGTATTCTATAATCTGATTCGAAAATACTTTTTAGATTTAGTTGATAATAATATTAAAATTTTAAAATATTCTATAAAACTAATCGGAATTTTTTTGACGTTTTGGATGTTTGCCTTTGGGTTGCTTTTATTTCAGGTGCATTCTCCGGGTGAACTTTGGGGTTTGGTGGAAAATACATTTGGAGGATTTTACTGGAATTCCGTGTTTGCAGCTAAATTGTTTTTTCTTTTATTTCCTTTGTTTTGTGTGGAATTTTGGATGATCGTTTGGGGAGGGACCGATTTATTTTTAGAGAAAATAGTTGTAAAACAATCTAGTTGGATTTTGTTTTCTTTTGGGATTGGTGTTTTATTTTGTCTTTTTGGAATTTTTGAAAAAAAGGAATTCTTTTATTTTCAGTTTTAA
- the mreC gene encoding rod shape-determining protein MreC — translation MLWFQLSRSKETLSLLFCILFSILSLTFRSNVIVRGIASFQRVGDVVSGSIDSFGGFFKGAYNKLESFETIRKERDSCVAVMEDYKLLPQDLEKANRENDALRKELKFHSRQKYSSLKAEVLSVRLNSIYRTIIIDKGSDSGIKPYMPVTARAVDQKGAIIEALVGKVIAVTGGSAVVQPLINSNFNMGISMPDTNLWANLSGNSGRGTETLLNYIDSGIIIDPRVFGEYPMGPSEMIQYTESLSKIGKPVYTSGGGGVFPSGIPVGIITEEGPRNGSFKSAYLKPFVRFEMLESVTILLKLPEKWLETWPEGQNITIENPYFGELNFPGEDRLKENQTKTPNANQTQTNETKNQPSTPNEEDLQ, via the coding sequence ATGTTATGGTTTCAACTCAGTCGAAGTAAAGAGACTCTTTCTCTCCTTTTTTGTATTTTATTTTCCATTTTATCTTTAACCTTTCGAAGTAATGTAATTGTTCGAGGGATCGCCAGTTTTCAAAGAGTAGGAGACGTGGTATCCGGCTCTATCGATTCTTTCGGTGGATTTTTCAAAGGTGCTTATAATAAGTTGGAATCTTTTGAAACCATACGTAAAGAAAGGGATTCTTGTGTTGCCGTTATGGAAGACTATAAGTTGCTTCCACAGGATTTGGAAAAGGCGAATCGGGAAAACGACGCACTTAGAAAAGAACTCAAGTTCCATAGCAGACAAAAATATTCTAGTCTCAAGGCGGAAGTATTATCTGTTCGTCTCAATTCTATTTATAGAACGATTATCATAGACAAGGGTTCCGATTCCGGAATCAAACCTTATATGCCTGTGACCGCAAGAGCGGTAGATCAAAAGGGAGCGATTATAGAAGCGCTTGTAGGAAAAGTAATTGCAGTGACCGGAGGTTCTGCGGTGGTCCAACCGCTCATCAATTCCAATTTCAACATGGGAATATCGATGCCGGATACAAATCTATGGGCTAATTTATCCGGAAATTCAGGAAGAGGAACCGAAACGCTTTTAAATTATATAGATAGCGGAATCATCATTGATCCTAGAGTGTTTGGAGAATATCCGATGGGACCGAGTGAGATGATTCAATATACGGAGTCTTTAAGTAAAATTGGGAAACCGGTTTATACATCCGGAGGAGGTGGGGTATTTCCTTCAGGGATTCCTGTCGGAATTATCACGGAAGAAGGGCCTCGAAACGGAAGTTTCAAAAGTGCTTATTTAAAACCTTTTGTACGATTTGAAATGTTAGAGAGTGTTACGATCCTTCTCAAACTTCCTGAGAAATGGCTGGAAACTTGGCCGGAAGGACAAAATATCACGATCGAAAATCCTTATTTTGGAGAATTGAATTTTCCGGGAGAGGATCGTCTAAAAGAGAATCAAACTAAAACACCTAACGCGAATCAGACGCAGACAAACGAAACTAAAAACCAACCGTCTACTCCGAACGAGGAAGATTTGCAATGA
- a CDS encoding DNA alkylation repair protein: protein MTIEQIMKDLEKMGTPSVKKIFINHGAKEPLFGVKIADLKKIQKKIKKNNEISLELYKTLNADAMYLAGLIADEKKIQKKDLQFWVKNSTSPMISEYTIAWIAAESKHGLELAREWIESEKESISSSGWNTFSSLLSILPNDQIDSKEISKLLKRVESKIHKSQNRVKYCMNGFVIAVGGFYPPLFKEALEVAKKIGKVEVMMGETACKVPSAPETILKIEKMGKIGNKKKTARC from the coding sequence ATGACTATAGAACAAATCATGAAAGATTTAGAAAAAATGGGAACACCATCTGTCAAAAAAATATTCATTAATCACGGAGCAAAAGAGCCACTCTTCGGAGTTAAGATAGCTGATCTCAAAAAAATCCAGAAAAAAATCAAAAAGAACAATGAGATTTCATTAGAACTTTATAAAACTCTAAACGCAGACGCTATGTATCTCGCAGGACTAATCGCAGACGAAAAAAAAATTCAGAAAAAAGACCTGCAGTTTTGGGTAAAAAACTCCACTTCTCCTATGATCAGCGAATATACAATCGCTTGGATCGCGGCGGAAAGTAAACACGGTTTAGAACTTGCAAGAGAATGGATCGAATCGGAAAAAGAAAGTATCTCTTCTTCCGGATGGAACACTTTCTCCAGTTTGTTATCGATCCTTCCAAACGATCAAATTGATTCTAAAGAAATTTCCAAACTACTTAAAAGAGTAGAATCTAAAATTCATAAATCTCAAAACCGAGTAAAGTATTGTATGAACGGATTTGTAATCGCAGTCGGAGGTTTTTATCCTCCTCTTTTTAAAGAAGCTTTAGAAGTTGCCAAAAAAATCGGAAAAGTAGAAGTGATGATGGGTGAAACTGCCTGCAAAGTTCCGAGTGCTCCAGAAACTATTTTAAAGATAGAGAAAATGGGGAAAATAGGAAATAAAAAAAAGACGGCTCGCTGTTAA
- a CDS encoding Ppx/GppA phosphatase family protein codes for MVEEKPLAAIDLGTNSFHMIIVRVRTNGTFEAIAREKESVRLGNRLQENGPIDPESFRRGIDCLKRFKILAENAGAEIRAVATSALREASNQEDFLETAYQEAGISIDVVSGYEEARLIYFGILQGIPVFDRKIMMIDIGGGSTEILVGHRGNILFSKSFKLGAIRLSEKFFKEETLSNSDVRKCRLYIEEMLLPFRKILRDLKPDLVVGSSGTIQSIAGMILASRGETEEISLNNFSFTSSEFKKIRNLILEADTSKKRSKIPGLDSKRADIIVGGTLILEEIFDLANVPALTVSEFALREGIVYDTIRKWEHFENTEHSKHLDDIRQTAVHNFMKSFSRDEEFSKHVAELSLQIFDQLKSLHKLGQEQRELLEAASLLHEIGQSISHSAYHKHSYYMIRNSEMLLGFTFLEIEIIALTARYHRKNTPKVKHREFNKLAEKNQNLVCQLSAILRISSALNRNRGGLVSSVICKIEKNQIRFILESDKGYDPSLEIWAAEEQKIAFEETFGYSAEFISGNSR; via the coding sequence ATGGTTGAAGAAAAACCTCTCGCCGCCATCGACCTTGGCACAAATTCATTTCACATGATCATCGTTCGAGTTCGAACAAATGGAACTTTCGAAGCCATCGCTAGAGAAAAAGAATCAGTTCGCTTAGGTAATAGGTTGCAAGAAAACGGTCCGATCGATCCGGAATCGTTTCGTAGAGGAATCGATTGTCTAAAAAGATTTAAAATCTTAGCAGAAAATGCAGGAGCAGAGATCAGAGCCGTTGCCACAAGTGCACTGAGAGAAGCTTCCAATCAAGAAGACTTTTTAGAAACCGCGTATCAAGAAGCGGGTATATCCATCGACGTAGTAAGTGGTTATGAAGAAGCTCGTCTAATCTATTTTGGAATTCTTCAGGGAATTCCAGTTTTTGATCGAAAAATCATGATGATCGATATAGGAGGTGGAAGTACTGAGATCTTAGTAGGTCATAGAGGAAATATTTTATTCTCTAAAAGTTTTAAACTGGGAGCCATTCGACTTTCAGAAAAATTTTTTAAAGAAGAAACTCTTTCTAACTCGGATGTTCGTAAATGTAGACTTTACATCGAAGAAATGCTTCTTCCTTTTCGAAAGATTCTCAGAGATTTAAAACCGGATTTAGTAGTAGGTTCCTCAGGAACGATACAATCGATTGCAGGTATGATTTTAGCTTCCAGAGGAGAAACAGAAGAAATCTCTTTAAACAATTTTTCATTTACTTCTTCCGAATTTAAAAAAATCCGCAATTTGATTTTAGAAGCGGACACTTCTAAAAAAAGATCCAAGATCCCTGGTTTAGATAGTAAACGAGCAGACATCATCGTTGGGGGAACTTTGATTTTAGAAGAGATTTTTGATCTTGCAAACGTTCCCGCTTTGACCGTTTCCGAATTCGCTCTTCGAGAAGGGATCGTATATGATACAATTCGCAAGTGGGAACACTTCGAAAACACGGAACATTCCAAACACCTTGACGACATCCGTCAAACAGCAGTTCATAATTTTATGAAATCTTTTTCTAGGGACGAGGAATTTTCAAAACACGTCGCTGAATTAAGTCTTCAGATCTTTGATCAATTAAAAAGTCTGCATAAACTGGGTCAGGAGCAAAGAGAACTTTTAGAAGCCGCATCTCTTTTACACGAAATCGGTCAATCTATTTCTCATTCCGCCTATCATAAACATAGTTATTATATGATCCGAAATTCGGAAATGCTTCTGGGTTTTACTTTTTTAGAAATTGAAATCATCGCCTTGACCGCTCGTTATCATAGAAAGAATACTCCTAAAGTTAAACACAGAGAATTCAACAAACTTGCGGAAAAAAATCAAAACTTAGTATGCCAACTTTCAGCGATCCTAAGAATCAGTTCTGCTTTGAATCGAAACCGAGGCGGACTAGTTTCTTCGGTTATTTGTAAAATCGAAAAAAATCAGATCCGTTTTATTTTAGAATCCGACAAGGGCTACGATCCTTCTTTGGAAATTTGGGCAGCGGAAGAACAAAAGATCGCTTTTGAAGAAACCTTCGGCTATTCGGCAGAATTTATATCGGGGAATTCAAGATAA
- a CDS encoding rod shape-determining protein → MIFDNLYALFSNDMGIDLGTANTLVHVKGQGIVLSEPSVVAVHAATGKVLAVGQEAKRMLGRTPGEIVAIRPMKDGVIADFETVEKMIRYFIAKVHNRTTFVKPRIVIGVPSGITEVERRAVRESAEQAGAREIFLIEEALAAAIGANIPINEPAGNMIVDIGGGTTEIAVISLGGMVIAESIRTGGDEFDEAIIKYLRNQYNLVVGERTAEDIKLTIGNAFPEKKAETMEVRGRDAISGLPRTLELESNEIRKALKEPTDEILDGIKRVLERTPPELASDIVERGIVLTGGGCLLRGLEMYLSKETGVPVFRAENPLTCVVLGTGKYLDELKYIKPGIR, encoded by the coding sequence ATGATCTTTGATAATCTCTATGCCCTGTTTTCTAACGATATGGGAATCGATTTAGGAACGGCAAATACACTGGTGCATGTTAAAGGACAAGGGATCGTTTTATCCGAGCCCTCCGTTGTTGCGGTCCACGCTGCCACTGGTAAAGTTCTTGCTGTAGGGCAAGAAGCAAAACGGATGTTAGGACGTACTCCAGGAGAAATCGTCGCCATCCGTCCGATGAAAGACGGTGTGATTGCAGATTTTGAAACCGTCGAAAAAATGATTCGTTATTTTATCGCAAAGGTGCATAACCGCACTACATTCGTAAAACCTAGAATTGTGATCGGAGTTCCGTCCGGAATTACAGAAGTAGAAAGACGCGCTGTGCGTGAATCAGCAGAACAAGCAGGTGCGAGAGAAATTTTCTTGATCGAAGAAGCTCTTGCTGCGGCGATCGGCGCCAACATACCGATCAACGAACCTGCAGGAAATATGATCGTAGACATAGGCGGTGGTACGACCGAAATCGCAGTCATTTCGTTAGGTGGAATGGTGATTGCGGAATCCATTCGGACCGGAGGGGACGAATTTGACGAAGCAATCATCAAATATCTCCGAAATCAATATAACTTAGTGGTGGGAGAAAGAACCGCGGAAGATATAAAACTCACCATAGGAAACGCATTTCCGGAAAAAAAGGCAGAAACGATGGAAGTTCGTGGACGGGACGCGATTTCAGGACTTCCTAGAACCTTAGAACTGGAATCGAACGAAATTCGTAAAGCACTCAAAGAACCTACAGACGAAATTTTAGATGGAATCAAAAGAGTTTTAGAAAGAACACCTCCTGAACTTGCATCGGATATAGTAGAAAGAGGAATTGTTTTAACTGGTGGTGGATGTCTTTTAAGAGGATTGGAAATGTATCTTTCCAAAGAAACTGGAGTCCCGGTCTTTCGTGCGGAAAATCCTCTTACCTGTGTGGTACTCGGAACCGGAAAATATCTGGACGAGTTGAAGTATATCAAACCCGGTATACGTTAA
- the rodA gene encoding rod shape-determining protein RodA: MKPDKSIEKIDYFLVISVVIVVLCSVTTLYSQEVNFEDGPGKWYRQLFYFIIGLAIMYFVSRVNYQLLGAYALVIYVFTVFLLMITLIPGIGYLPSGRGARSWIKLGPVGIQASEFAKLSTVILLGQFMVLKEKDMRNLVVLSIPFIIVIVPMIFILLQPDFGTAVSFLPILFTMLFLGGADILHIGSLLAFGGITLMVPMFVEYSKLTLINDISDFLQRTGKTDLLSVVNRLGGKIWLALDGKDVKAANLTPKTLNALQEVVDQVVEVEGGFFFKIFSNQKLLLTFGALFLIASIVMVGIRIARGSKTLRQYYIPLGILGISLISAVVVMKTVPFRENQVIRLTAFLNPEEFKQGAGYHLRASKPAVGSGRFFGKGLMNAEMTEGRIPHVPESSTDFIFASWAEQTGFLGSVFLLFFLFSIPLRGLQISYESKDRFGSLLASGIVALLFYHMAINIGIVIGLMPVTGIPLSFMSYGGSHLVMSMTAVGIILSIKSRKHAN, translated from the coding sequence TTGAAGCCAGATAAATCCATAGAAAAGATAGATTACTTTTTAGTGATTTCGGTAGTAATCGTTGTACTTTGTAGCGTAACTACTTTGTACAGTCAGGAAGTGAATTTTGAAGACGGACCCGGAAAATGGTATCGTCAGTTATTTTATTTTATCATTGGGCTTGCGATCATGTATTTCGTATCTAGAGTCAACTATCAGTTGTTAGGTGCTTATGCTCTCGTGATCTACGTGTTTACGGTTTTTCTATTGATGATTACCTTAATTCCCGGAATAGGTTATCTACCTTCAGGAAGGGGCGCGCGCTCTTGGATCAAACTAGGACCCGTGGGAATTCAGGCTTCTGAGTTTGCGAAGTTATCCACTGTAATTCTCTTGGGGCAGTTCATGGTTTTAAAAGAAAAGGATATGAGGAATCTAGTGGTCTTATCGATTCCGTTTATCATCGTAATCGTTCCAATGATATTTATATTGTTACAGCCAGATTTTGGAACAGCCGTATCTTTTTTACCGATCTTGTTTACGATGCTCTTTTTAGGAGGAGCAGATATATTGCATATAGGATCCTTGCTTGCGTTTGGAGGAATTACGCTCATGGTTCCGATGTTTGTAGAATATTCTAAACTAACTTTGATCAACGACATCTCTGATTTTTTACAAAGAACCGGAAAGACCGATCTTTTGTCCGTGGTCAATCGACTTGGCGGAAAGATATGGCTCGCTCTTGACGGAAAGGACGTAAAAGCGGCTAACCTAACACCTAAAACTCTGAACGCGTTGCAAGAAGTAGTGGATCAGGTAGTGGAAGTGGAAGGAGGATTTTTCTTTAAGATTTTTTCCAATCAAAAATTACTTTTAACCTTTGGAGCTTTGTTTTTGATTGCGAGTATAGTGATGGTAGGAATTCGAATCGCAAGAGGAAGTAAAACATTAAGACAATATTATATACCACTTGGAATTTTGGGAATCAGTCTGATTTCTGCAGTTGTAGTGATGAAAACGGTTCCGTTTAGAGAAAACCAAGTCATTCGATTAACTGCGTTCTTAAATCCGGAGGAATTTAAACAAGGTGCGGGTTATCATTTAAGAGCTTCTAAACCTGCGGTTGGATCTGGAAGATTTTTCGGAAAAGGGTTAATGAACGCGGAAATGACAGAAGGAAGAATTCCACACGTACCAGAATCCAGCACGGATTTTATCTTTGCGTCCTGGGCGGAACAAACCGGATTTTTAGGATCTGTATTTTTATTATTCTTTTTATTTTCGATACCACTTCGAGGGCTCCAGATCAGTTATGAAAGTAAGGATCGGTTTGGATCCTTACTAGCGTCTGGGATCGTAGCATTACTTTTTTATCATATGGCAATCAATATAGGAATCGTGATAGGATTGATGCCAGTAACTGGAATTCCTTTGTCTTTTATGAGTTACGGAGGATCCCATTTGGTTATGTCTATGACCGCGGTTGGAATTATACTTTCGATCAAAAGTAGAAAACACGCAAATTAA